DNA from Eucalyptus grandis isolate ANBG69807.140 chromosome 5, ASM1654582v1, whole genome shotgun sequence:
AAGCCTTGATGATGGTGGGGCTTTGGTGCGCTCATCCCATTGCTAGCTCCCGGCCTCCGATCGCAAGGGCTATGGCTGTTTTGAACGGGGAAGCAACGCCTCCTAGTCTCCCCTTAAATATGCCACGGTCCCGAGATGGTATTGAGTCGAAGGTCTCGTGTGGATGCTTTGGGTTTTAGGCAAAAGTCAAACTGTAGTTTTTCTCACGTGTTTGTAGATCATCTTCAAGCAAACTGTAGTATAGGACGTATGATTGGGCTTCAGACATCATGCCTAGCTGAGCGTAGATAATTATGCCTCCGTTGAAGATGTACACGTGCACCTTTGTGGTTTTGTAGGTACGTGTATTATATGTCTTCATGGTTGAAAATTAATGGTCGGGATTGCCATGACAATACAGTGAGGATTTTATTCAGGAGTACCCTCTCATTAGTTGCTCGTCTTCAGTATTGCATGTTGCGTATTAGTGCTCACAATAGTGCAATGAGGCACTTCTGGCCAATTGGTGAACCGAAGGAACCTTTGCTTCTCGCAGCCAATAGCAAAACATTATTGGGAATGGGGTAAATATAATGGCATTATAGACACATCCTGGCTAAGTGGTGATGCAtaaagaaacattttatttgatcaattgataGGAAAGCTGTGCGTCATAAATATGTACATAACAGTTATTATTAGAACTATTCCTTAAATATTTAACTCAAAATGTTGGTATCTAACTATCGAACGGTCAAGCATCAGTCAACGAATTCGTTTCtttcaaaaggaaattttgatCAATTAAGTATATCTAATTCTTTCAAGCGTGAAATGATATCAATAAGTTATATTTATTCACGTGTCCTAACcaattccattttcaattagTCTCGTCTAGCCCCACTTTTTCAAACGGAACAAGTGTCAAAAGATTCTGTAAGAAGTGTCAAGGTTGAAGGTTTTCTTAGGATAGAAATGGAAAATAGGACTTGGCTGATGAACAGGCTTCCCTCCACTCTCGACTCTCAAGCATTGTTGGTGCATATCAATTAGCATTACCTCTAGGCTGTTacaaatagaaggaaaaaggcGACATGGATTTTTCCTTATTGTTCGGCATTCAATTGTTTATTGAAGATATCCTATATTCAGCGTGCAAACTTTTTATTTCAAGTCGTCTGTTGTTAAACGCTACTATTGTTTTGGACAGGGATATTTGGATTATGCCAACAAGAAGCAGAGATCAGAGTCTTCTGAATAGGACATATGTGAGAACTGTTAGGGCTTTCTCATTTTTCAGAGGATGTCTTGCATTTAAACTGCAAATTGCGATGGTAGAAACGCAGTGCCATTACTACTGCTGCTAATGCACCTTAAAAGTTAAAGGGATATGTAGATATTTAAACGAgttttaacaattttttgtttcatatgTTGAGAGGAAAAGCAGAGGAGCGTGTCAAAAGACCGTGTAACAAGTGAATTGTAGCTtgattgctctctctctctctctctctctctctctctctcggaggTGCACAAGGCCAGAATAGACAAGACCATCCAACAAGTGACTAAGCGAGATTAATTTGATTCAGTTTTAAGCTTGTACTGTactgtactctctctctctctctctctctctctctctctctctctcttttctccctccctccctcccctcctgTCCCCCTCCCCTCACTCCGACGGATGTGTTTATTCTAGCATGATCTTACTCGTAAGGCCGACTTTCATCACCTGCAGCAGTtcatccctccctccctccctccctccgagGCATGTGTTTGTTCGAGCATGATCTTACTAGTAATGCCAACTTTCATCACCTGCAGCAGTTCATCTCTCCCTCCAGTTGATGCATGTGTTTGTTCGAGCATGATCTTATTATTAATGCAACTTTCATCACCTGCAGCAGTTCAttaatcaagtcatttcacgTGATTATTGAGCATAGAGAAGTTACCTAATGGTGATAGCTAGATAGTTCCGTGTTTGAATCACATAAGAGATTCGACCGTCAAGAAAATCATCTTCCAGTGAGGACACCCACGACAACATCACAAACAGAGGAACCATATACTCTGCACAAAGACTGTCTACTCCAAGAGCCAAGACTCATCTAACTATAGCGCATGTATCACTCATTTGAAGCTTTTTCCACGAGAGAAATATTCAACCATCTAACAGCATTATAGTACCTGAATATTAGAGCTTGTTACACCTGCAATAATTAGTGCCTTAAGTTTTCTAAACGATTTCATACAGAGTAGGAAACCAGAAGCTGGACTTTATTGACATCTCTACATTATTAATGCAGTGCGAATTCAACAACAGAACATGTGAAGAAGACATCATAGAGGTATCCTCATGATGAGTAAAGAGGATGCTTATTTTTCAGATCACTTCTCATCCTCACAGGGGAAAAGAAGTTCCAGCGCTCATGCTACTCCCAACAGTTTCTTGATGTCCTTCTGCATTAAGAACAACTGCGATGCCTCCGTCAAATAGCCAAAGAAGTCAACACACTTCAACTTTGAACGTTGCCGATCAGAGTCTTACCTCAATGCTAAGAGGAGAAGTAGTGGGGGCATAATGATCAACGACATTTCCTTCTTTATCGATGAGGAACTTGGAGAAGTTCTACTTAATGTTATCCCCAAAGAGTCCTCCCTTGCTTGATTTCAGGAACTTGTAGAGAGGAGCAGCATTTTCACCATTCACATCAACCTATAGAAAAAGCAATCAGATTCTTCatcctcatttcattttttataactCAAACTGCAAATTAGCAGTCACCAGGAAATATGAAGGAACTGCAGATACAACTCCATCACCGTCAAAGAAGGACGTCATGTATTTCTTTTACATTACCAAAAATGGGACATTCAGCTTTGAATCGAGCGCAAGCAAATTCTAGGATCTCCTCATTTGTCCCTGGCTCCTGAGCTCCAAACTGGTTGCACGGGAATGCTAATATCTCCAAACCTGCATCGCATCAGAGTGACATCCTCTTTAAGTTTTCTAGAATCTCCACATGCCAAGTGATACCAATAACCAATTGTTATTTCTGAAACAATATATGTTTATTATCATTTTAAGGCCAGTATTCCACTGGCACACGAGATACGATGGGATATCAGGACCAGGGGAGGGCATACGAGACCTTGATTCTTGTATTTCTCATAGATCTGACTGAGTTCGGTGTAATTTGAATTGGTCAGTCCACTGCAACAGACAAcatatcaattaaaaaaaaaattagaacatgGTGGACCAACCCGATTACTAAAACACTAAGCTGCTCCCAAGTTGAATGGCATAAAGAATTCTCAATGACCAAAGGCATGAAATATAGATATGCTTTTAAGCAGATCGCCCAAGATTAAAGTCCAAGCATACGTTCCCTGTTACAGGGCATATACACAATCCTGAGAATTACCACTGCGAAGTGACGTTGACAATCAGCAAGACCTTGTCCTTGTAGAAACTGAGATTGACATCATTTCCTCGAGCATCTTGAATGAAAAAGGGAACCCGAATCTCTAAGTCTCAGCACGGCAAGACATCATGGTCCTCAAATGATTCACAACCTCTCAGCACACGGCACGACACACATGATCTCGCTCCTGACCAACTTACCCCAACAACTTACTCAAAACTCGATATTTGAATCAACAAAATCCGATATTTGAGCGAATTACATAGATAAAAGGGAAACTTATACATCAAAGGCGCTGTACATCGGTCCATTTTCAGATTAACCATCTGAACTTTAAAAAACCTCCAAAAAAACAAGGCTAAAGAAAAGCTTTGGAAAAAAGGCCGCAGCTTTACATAAATTACAATAAAGTTTCAACACCAATTGAATAAAATGCCATCTTTCTGAGCTAAAAAAACTTCGCTCAgaaatgacccaaaaaaaaaaaaaaaaaggcgaacTTTATAATAGAGGTTAACATTTCTGATGATGGGGCTTTGGAAAAAGGCCTCAGCTTCACATAGATTACAAGAATTTCAACAccaattgaacaaaaatgtCATCTTTCGGAGCTAAAAAAAATCGAAGCGTCGCTGTGGatataaaagaacaaaatcttCGCTCAGAAATGACTTAAAAAAAAGGCGAACTTTATGATATGGGTCGACATTTCTGCCGATGGGCGACTCCCGATTCACAATTCCCCCGCGAAATTGCAAAAGCGAAACCTCGAGAGCGAACCGACCTTGACAGTGAAGTCGTAAATCGACCCCCTTCGAGGACTGGCTCACCATGGCACGGAACGAAGCTCCGACAACCGAAAGGCGGCGGCTTGATCGGCGCGCGGGGCTCGGGGCGCGACGAGATTGGGCGAGGGAAGAGAAGAGTTTGCTTCGAGACCGAAGGAGAGAAGGGAATGGGAAACGGCAgagcagaagaaggagaagaagaggaggaagcgAGAGGCGCGCGGAGATTTCTGCAGCGAAGGAGCAGAGCTGTTGCAAAGGAACAGAGCATCTGCGGTCAAAGCCGTCGCTGgttttcgagaaaatattagatggTCCCTGCGCACCGGCTTCCCGGACCAATCATGGGCGCCACGTTGGTCCACGTGGCGCTGTGGGGGTCGGCAAGATCGAATTTCTACAcgtaaaataattttctttctctctcctgtaGCGCCTGCACCCTAGTCCTGcgccttctctctcctctgcagaGTCTGCACACATTTAGTatgttctctttcctctcttctctcgTTGTTTCCTTTCAGAATAGAAGCCATTCCAAGCGAGCGaagctttcaaattttgaatctttggtTTCTCTCTCGTTGTTGCGTTTGTCGCCGTTCCCAACCGTCGCCCGGCGCTCGCTCGCTTGCTGGTCCTGTCGCTTTCTCCGTCTCTGCTTCGGTGCTCGCTCTTTGCTCCGTTGCTCGCTTCATCTCTGCTCCGGCGCCGCTTTCCTTCGCGCATTAATGTGCTTAGGCAGCCGAGATTTGGGATCCCATTTCTGCGTAGAGCAGCGTGGATGCCCTCACTCTATATGCTCGTTCCGATTATCTCATACTCTAAGATCTTCATGCTAGTATATACGTGGTTTCATGTTCGCCGCGATGTTCCCCCATATGTTTTCCTACTATGACAGTTAGATGAATACGCCATGATCAACATGAGAATGGAAAAGTAATGGCTGATGGGAATGCTTCTGCTCGCCTTGATCAATCGCAAGATGTTCTGCTTATTTTATGGTCTGTTTGAATATTGCATACTCAGGAGTTCCAATTGCAGGTCCCATCCTCTGTTGCAAACATNNNNNNNNNNNNNNNNNNNNNNNNNNNNNNNNNNNNNNNNNNNNNNNNNNNNNNNNNNNNNNNNNNNNNNNNNNNNNNNNNNNNNNNNNNNNNNNNNNNNGTTGAGAGGAAAAGCATAGGAGGGTGTCAAAAGACTCTGTAACAGTGAAAGGTAGTTTGTGAAAATGCTAGTActaacacctagagggggtgaatagatgcTTTAAAATAAAACTTGACAGATAAATGCGGAAAAAAATAAGTTGCAAGCAAAGTCTAAAAAAGAGTCAGAATCTGATTAAAAGAGTCGGtgaaaaatcagaatcagataaGAGATGGAATAGCTTTTTGCGAAACTTAAAACGTTGCAATAAATAAAGCCGAaaagagttaaggaaagagaaaattgcatatgagatttatagtagttcggttTAGACCAAGcatacatccactctcccacattGACAGCCTTCTAGCTGACGTTAACTAAAGTATCAACAGAGAAGTACAATATTTCGAGTGCAAACCTTCAgtggaagatttctttttcccacactaagtcactcttcttgtgattttctcttttgaatacaatttgtaagAGCTATCATTGAAGAGCAAGTGGTTGGAAAGGCTTCAAagtttggaatttcaatttgcACACTCTATCTCAAATAGACcaatgacctccttaaatactcctctacgCTTTACTAATCGTTGACATTCTCCAGAAGAATTTCTTCAATCAATctgttggatagaatcaattgaGGAAATCTTGTAGCCATTTGAATATTGAGATGGAAATTCATTAATTCTGGTCACTCATATAATCAAAATCTAAGTTTTCATAAGTAAATGCTTTCCAAAAAGGAACTTgttttcaagattgatttcatcaatttgtgattgattccatcaatgtatttataCAAGGTATGTGAGATTCTTTGCCAGGAAGCCAGATATTaaggaataaatttctattatgTTCATACTGAATTATTGTCGTAAGATCAataaatctgagtctgattataTCTCCGTTCTAGATTTAGTTTCAGTCTAGATTGCGTCAAAGTGGGAAAGACTTTTGGAACGAATCGACTTTGACAAGAGCCTGCAATATATCTTCAGAAGTCTACTATTCTTTCAAATAAAAAGCAAGACCacgaaagttttgtcaacttaaAAACCttataggagttttctcaacaatctcccaattttttatggtgacaaaatgTTCATGCAGATTTAAgcataatatgaaaattatcctgcaaaacaacactttaaTAGCACGTGATAATTGATAATAGACAGTAAGCACAATAAAGTCTGCATAAGTCTGCACAAAATACACATAGTCTGCACTCACAAAACACACCAATCAATAGTCTGCATAAAATATGCATAAAAGAAACCAAACCAGCATAGAAAAACTCAGTCAGCACCAACCAAAGCTTCAAATCTGCAAAACTCTCCCCccttttgtcaacagcaaaatgagaaaatcaaacaagcacaaaaataaggaaaatagtTTGGTTCCAAAAGATCAGGGTTGCCTAGGAACATGAACAACTCGGAAATCCTCTAAAGTCTACATGGTCTCCTCAAGCTTAGTCAGGCACTGATGAAAGACAGTCTCAACCTTCGCTAAATTCTGAGATGCCTATTGATTCATGATCTGAACTTTATCATCAAGAGATTATACCTTTCCAGTGAGAGATTCTGAGGTAGTATCGAGAGCAGCATGCAACTTCTAGATTTCAACCTCCATTCCATATTGTTGTGCCTTAAACTCCAAAATGAGCTCTACTATCTTAGGACAATTTGATTCTAATTCAGTTTGGGCACTAGCTTTGGTAAACTATATTGGTGGAGTATCCAAAGATGAAGTAACATCGACCTAAACATATGAAATGTGGTGCTCCCCCTGAACATTAGCTTCTTTGTCCTGACCCTCAAGAGaaactttaggaaaatgagaTGCATAAATATCTTTAGCATCTAGAGGAGATTGACTGATGCCATCACTAGTAGTCGGTTCAATAGTCTAGTCCATAAGAAGTGTTTTCTCACATACTCCCCTGTCATAGTGGTTACGGTGCCGAGGAAGAATTTGCTCTCCTTCCCCGCACTCATTCTCTTCTAGCACTGGTTTGTCGACCAGTTCCTTTCTCTCTAACATCTCCCGCATCAACTTCCTTCGTATCTTCTCATTCCTTGTCAAAATGCTCCGTCCCTTGTTCATATTGGCATCTCTCTCTTCATCATCTAAATCATCCTGctcactctctttttcttctcattcactttcttcttccgGTTCTTTCTCGCTCtcatccttttcttcttccttagaatcGGCTATATCACCAAGAGGATCTCGCATGGCAATATTTGCCACAATATTAGAGACGGTCtcgtcttcatcatcttcctcttcttcatcttagagaagaagaacatgtcattttctctttagAGTTCGCAAGACAATGCCCTTCCCTTTGTGCTTCTTCTCAGCCACAGATCCTAACTTAACTTTACTAgcaaattctttcttcaaaagtttCAAGGCTCTAAATAGATCTTTCAATCTCATTTTTGAGATCATTTTAAGTtcaatttgttggagaaaactcctatgatgttttgaagttgacaaatctaAGTTCTATCCTGAAGATCATCAgatttttgtgtcaaagtctatcttacaacAAAAATCTGCCCACTTTGACATATTCCAAACTGAGTGCAAGTGAAGAATAAAGACTTAGCCAAACTCAAAAttaactttctttcttcaaaggtTCGGTTCATACAGGATATATATGGCTTTCTagttggaaatatcacctacGAGATTGGTTACCtttattagaatcaatttagatacTTCAAATCATTTCGGAAGCTAAGTTATTTTGGAAagatctacttatggaaaccaagatcttgattgtatgaaCGAACAAGATTGACGAGCTTTCATCACAATTTTCAAatggctcgagatctccttgattgattctatccaacgggttgattgtaagaatttctttggaaagtgccaacggtcgagaaggcacaaaggagtatttaaggaggcaTATCCAGTTGTTCGATAGTGTGCATGAAagaataattccaaagtctgaagttttCCATTTACTTGTTATTCCTTACATTGTGCTTAAATTTATACTCAAAATAGAGAAAGACTTATACTATAACTTCGTGAGAgtagtagagactcttcactgagAAGTCGAGATTGTAaaattgtaaattctcttttgattcatagtggaaaccagccagaaggctgtcagcgtgggaaagtggacataggcttactttaagccgaaccactttAAATTTTgtgttccttttctcttctttgaactcctttactttatttGCTGTGATATACTTCTGCGTTTTAAAAATATCTCGTAAAGTCGATTCCTTCTGCAAAGTCTGTAGTCAACCAGACTcgggttaaaagtaaagtttttcaCTGCATTTCGCAAAATCTGTTTTCACACTTATTCAcctcctctaggtgttcttattagccctttcaattggtattagagctcgtGTGTTTacttattgaagtgttttacttctaagctaaagattCTCTATgactagtattttggctccaggtttggttgaaggtcaGAGCAACACCAAATtcccttactttgatggaaatgagtatAATGTGTGAAacaacaagatgaaggcatttctcaaATCAAGAGATCCTCTGGAGTGGGATGTTGTTGAAAAAGGGATCAACCCCAAAGCAACAACAGCTTTAGACAGAGGGAAATAAGTTATTGATGCTGACGAAATAACACAAGCCGAAATTACCAAGAGATAGGCTCTTGAcgcaaaaacaatttattctttatactgtgctttatctccCACTGAATATAActaaatttcttcttgtgaaacaacaaaagaagtttgagacagattacatattacctatgaaagGACTGATCGTGTGAAGAAAACTAAAATAAACATTCTGcttggacagtatgaagcctttaGAATGAAGCATGGATAATCTATTACCGATATGTTTAGTCACTTTACAGAGATTGTAAATGGTCTGCCTTATCAAGGCCAGCCAATTTTTggaccaatgaaagtcaacaaactgCTATGTGGACTTTCGAAAGACTAGAATCTTGCGAAgacttcaattagagaaattCAGACGATCATGCCACTATTAGTTGACGAACTGATAGGCACGCTTCAATTATACGAAGTGGAGCagataaatgatgaagaagattctaaaggtaagaaatcaattactttaaagtctaacattgattctgatgatacagattcagaTGATGATACAGACGATGAGGAGGTGGCGCTTATGGTAAAGAAATTcagaaagttgaatagaaagggaagaagattcaactggaagaagTAGAGCACGCAAAATTTCCAGAAGAGACCAATGGAGGACAATGAAACTAGTAAGGATGTTATATGCTTCAAGTGTAAGAAAAAGTGGCATATcagaccaaattgtcctctgttgaaaatgaagaaaggaaaatctgagaagtacaaaaaggctctcaaagctgaaacatgGAGTGACACTGAgtgtgaggaaagtgaagaagagtatgccaacatatgtttgATGGCTCATTCAGAATCAGACTCAATCAGAAACAGACATTGATTCACACTCAGACAAAGAAATTGAGGCTAATAACTCAGaaattcctgttaaagtctctaaGTATATAGATGAAATTTGCCTCGCcttaaattctctcttaaaaggatttccgaactaaaaaggagaattctaaGCTCAAGTAACATgaagtttcttggaaagaaaagtttgaaaatctgaatagaaattttgataatttgaaagaaaattctgactatctttcaaaggaaaatgctattttaaaaagagatatttcaaatattacaaaaagattttcaaaaggattcGAAAAACTGGAGAAAATCATTTCAGCTCAAATACtctattttaacaaatctggtttgggtatgacttcAGAAACTGtttcattaattgattttctcaaagtaaaagagagaattaaacaacGACATGCAAAgggattttacaaaaatcattttcaaaaagtttttataaaacttgttggTCGAAGTGCACTCAAATGTTCGAAGTGTAATAGCTTAGAACAtttcgagaaagaatgtcctaaggTTTGGAGACTAGTTAAGAAGAATTGGGCAAAGACTGTCTTTAATATTAATTCtcctagacccaagaaaatctggGTACCAAATAAAGTTTgagcttttcttttgatcacaggtcactattaaaaaaagatcaaatgatATTTAGATAGTGACTGTTcgaggcatatgacaggagactcaagttgcttcataaagcttgttagaCTGAATGGAGgagaagtttcttttggaggaaatattaaaggaaaaattataggatgttcttatttgatttggatgcagcagtgggattgattcctttttccacaacatcccattgcaagggatctctagatcttaggaatgccttcattttgttcttccacacgttgtattcttttccatcaaaatatggtggccttgtgttgctttgtccctccataagtcctggtgccaagatactagccataaaagatctttagctcaaaagtaaaaacacttttataaactgagcacttggctctgataccaattaaaagtgctagtatgaacacctagaggggggtgaataggtgtttaaaataaatcttggcaaatatatgcggaataaaataaaatttaaacaaaacaaaggagttagggaagagagtaagaacacaaggtttatagtggtttggcttaatccaagcctacgttcactctcccacgctaacagcctccttagctggattccactatgcaatcaacaagagattacaactttgagtgcaaacacttagtagtagatcacactatcttactaagtcactcttttggtatttctctcacgattacaaacgtttaagctcaccaaagacaagtgtatgatcgaaggtcgctcagactttggaattataaattctacgctccgtctcttacttgctcatcggtccttcatttccttaaatactcattcacTTCGAAACTAGCCGTtagacagtatcttgaggatcgtcttccaatctacctattgGATAGCACTATATCTGgaagatttagtagccgttgagtgacaaaggtagaatctcaaattgattccgatcgcccatacaaatagaatcttggttttcataagtaaaggagaagaaaagaaaaggtaagacCACCCGTCGTTTCATGTCGAGaactgagaaagagagagagagagagagagagaagccaaaaTCCCAAGTCGTGCGGCTCGTGCCTAGTctagggggagagagagagagaagccataaTCCCTAGCCTAGGATAAATTTTTCTCCACTTCAAGGGTGATAAAACGAAATTCTGTCCACTTCAAGCGACAACAATTTTCCCCGTCTCTTTTTAGCCCCTTTAAAACCCTCCGAATTCTTCATGAAAAGCAAACCATCCCTTTCTCTTTCACTCTCTGATTCCTCCTGCTCCTCCACCACCTTCAACCACCAcccctctctcgctctctctctctctctctctctctctctctctctctctctctctctctttttccaagTTCCCATGGATCCCATTACCTTTTCGGACAACTCGCCTCTGCAGCGGGTGGATCCGGAGATCCACAACCTGATTAGGGAGAAGAAGCGGCAGTTCTGCGGGATTGAGCTGAGCCCCTCCGACATCTTCACCTCCTTCACCGTCAACGAGGCCCTCAGCTACGCCCTCACCAACAAAAACTCCAATGACGTGCCCAGCAACCACAGCTGCTACGGCGGCAGCCAGCTCATTGATGCGTTCAAGGACCTCGGAGGCACCCGCGCCCTCCAGGCCTTCGGCCTCGACCCCGCCTGCTGGGGCGTCATCATCCAGGCCTACTCCAGCTCCCCTGCCAAGGTCGCCACCTACACTGCCTTCCTCGAGCCCCATAGCCGCATCATGGGTCTCAACCTCCCCTCCGGCCCCCTACTCATCCATGGCTATGACATCTCCGGCAGCAAGAAGATCTACTTTGAGAGCCTCCCCTTCGACATCGACCCCTCCACCAGCTATATCGACTACGACAAGCTCAAGGAGAAGGCCCTAGACTTCTGCCCCGACCTCATCATCTGTGGCAGCAGCACCTACCCCCGCGACTGGGACTATGCCCGCTTCCACTCCATTGCCAACAACTGCAGCGCCCTCCTGCTCTGCGACATGGCCAACATCAGTGGACTCGTCGCCGCTAAGGTATATGCGCTCTGTTTCATTGGTTTTGGAAATGGTCTTCTCGATTTTAATGATTTGATCATTCTGCTTCGTATCTGCTGTACATGTGCTTTAATGCTGTGAATATGTTGTGAGGTTCTCAATGTTCTTATTGTCGGTGCAATTTTGTTTCTGGCTATAGGAAGCTAAGAACCCATTTGAGTTCTGCGACGTCATCACGACAACAACAACTGAGAGCTCGAGGGCTCTGATGGCTGGGATGATCTTCTACAGGAAGTGCCATCCCGCACTTTATGACTTTGAGGACAAGACCGCAGTTTTCCCCTCTCTTCAGTGTGGCCTTCAGATACACCAGATTGGCGTTCTGGCCGTTTCCCTAAAGCAGGCCATGTCT
Protein-coding regions in this window:
- the LOC104443806 gene encoding probable phospholipid hydroperoxide glutathione peroxidase; translated protein: MVSQSSKGVDLRLHCQDARGNDVNLSFYKDKVLLIVNVTSQCGLTNSNYTELSQIYEKYKNQGLEILAFPCNQFGAQEPGTNEEILEFACARFKAECPIFGNVDVNGENAAPLYKFLKSSKGGLFGDNIK
- the LOC104446031 gene encoding serine hydroxymethyltransferase 4, producing the protein MDPITFSDNSPLQRVDPEIHNLIREKKRQFCGIELSPSDIFTSFTVNEALSYALTNKNSNDVPSNHSCYGGSQLIDAFKDLGGTRALQAFGLDPACWGVIIQAYSSSPAKVATYTAFLEPHSRIMGLNLPSGPLLIHGYDISGSKKIYFESLPFDIDPSTSYIDYDKLKEKALDFCPDLIICGSSTYPRDWDYARFHSIANNCSALLLCDMANISGLVAAKEAKNPFEFCDVITTTTTESSRALMAGMIFYRKCHPALYDFEDKTAVFPSLQCGLQIHQIGVLAVSLKQAMSPQFKPYAKQVKANAVALGNYLMRKGYKLVTGGTDNHLVLWDLRPLRLTGNKVKKLCNRCGITLSKNAVFGYSSVKEPRGVLVGTHAMTCRGLVEKDFEQIGEFLHRAVTITSTIQKQHGKRKRMKDFDKGLDNNEDIKALKVDVEKFSLLH